TAAAACAAAAGCCAGACAACTAGGTGCAGGCTTTGAATTAACTGAAGCTGAAACACGCACGATCATCGATGATAAACTATGGGCATCAGGTTGGGAGGCAGATACTGAGAATATTCGCTATAGTAAAGGTGTACGTCCAGAAAAAGGGCGGAATCTTGCTATTGCCGAATGGCCTGTAAAAAATGGTTCTGTAGATTATGCCTTGTTTGTTGGCCTACACTTTCTCGGAATAATAGAAGCCAAGCGAAAAAGCAAAAATATACAATCTGACATACAACAAGCTAAAGACTATTCAAAAAGAGTTTACCAAATAGATGATGAAGAGCTTTTAGGTCCATGGAATGAATATAAAGTGCCATTTCTATTTGTTACTAATGGTCGTCCATACTTAAAGCAATTAGAACATAAATCAGGGATTTGGTTTCTAGATGCAAGAAAGAAAACTAACCATCCTCGTCCCTTAAAAGATTGGTATTCGCCAGAAGGGTTGAAAGACTTATTAGAACAAAATATAGAAGAAGCTACTGAAGAATTAAAAGAGGAACCCCTTGATTACTTTGGGCTAAGATATTATCAAGAAGATGCTATTAAAGCAATTGAAGAGGGATTAAAAGAAGGTAGACGTAACCTACTTGTTGCAATGGCAACAGGAACAGGAAAGACTAGGATGGCTATAGGTCTAATATATCGACTGATTAAATCAAAAAGGTTTAAAAGAGTTCTTTTTTTAGTTGACAGAAAAGCTCTAGGAAGACAAGCAGAAAGTGCATTTAAAGATTCTAAACTAGAAAGCTACCACTCTTTTACTGAAATATTTGAGTTACAGTCCATAGATGATTCTACTCCTAATCCAGAAACAAAAGTTCATATTACAACCGTTCAAGGGATGTTGCGAAGAGTTTATTACAACGACCCTGAAAAAGACAAACCCACTGTTGACCAATATGACTGTATAGTTGTAGATGAAGCTCACAGAGGCTACACTCTGGATAGTGAAATGGGTGAGCTAGAAATATATTTTAGGGACCATAATGATTATGTCAGTAAATACCGCCAGGTACTCGATTATTTTGATGCTATTCGAATAGGACTTACTGCGACACCTGCTCTCCATACTGTGGAGATTTTTGGTAACCCAATATATACTTATTCTTACCGAGAAGCTGTTGTTGACGGGTATCTTATAGATCATGAACCCCCATATCAAATTAACACTAAATTGAAGGATGAAGGTATTAATTGGCGAGCTGGAGAAGAAGTTGAGGTCTATGATGCGAAGAGTGGGGAAATAAAAAAAGAAGTAATGGAAGATGAAGTTGAAATAGATGTGTCGAAATTTAATAAAGCGGTTATAACTGAAAGCTTTAATAGAACAGTTTTAAAAGAGTTAGTTAAATATATCCATCCCGATCTAGAAGGTAAAACTTTAATTTTTGCTGCAAATGATGATCATGCTGATATGGTTGTTAGAATTTTAAAAGAAGAACTTGAGGAACAATATGGTCCTATTGAGGATAATGCTGTAATGAAAATTACCGGATCAATCAAAAGTCCTCTTCAGGCTATTAAGCTTTTTAAAAATGAACGACTTCCTAATATTGTAGTGACCGTGGATCTTCTCACAACAGGAGTGGATGTACCATCTATTTGTAACCTTGTTTTTTTAAGAAGAATCCGGTCGCGTATCCTTTATGAGCAGATGCTTGGCAGGGCAACAAGAAAATGTGATGAAATCGATAAAGACCATTTTAACATATTTGATGCAGTAGAAATCTATGAAGCACTAAGACCTTATACCGACATGAAACCTGTAGTAAAAAATCCAAAAGTTCCTGTAAAACAGTTAGTTAACGAACTTGAGCAAATTAAATCTACCGATAAGCAAAAGCACCACTTAAACCAAATTAGAACTAAAATCCAGCGCAAAAAGAATCATTGGACTGATGAGGAAAAAGAGGATTTCAAAGCTTTAACCGGTGGAAAAACCGTTGACGAATACATTGAATGGATGAAAGAAGCATATACAAAGGAAGTTGTTGAAGAACTAAAAAGTAGCGAAAATGTTATTAACTATATTGATGAGTATCGTGAACGCCCCCATTATCAGTATATTTCAAAACATAAAGATAAACATTTATCGACAACTAGGGGGTACGGAAATGCCGATAAACCAGAGGATTATTTAGAAGGGTTTAAGCGGTTCATTGAAGAAAATATTAATCGTATCCCTGCACTAAAAATAGTTTGCCAGAGACCAAAAGAACTTACTAGAGAAGACCTAAAGAAATTAAAGATCGAATTAGATCAACGTGGTTACAGTGAGAAAAACCTTCAAGCTGCTTGGAGAGATGCTAAAAATGAAGATATAGCTGCTGATATTATAAGCTTTATTAGACAGTTAATAGTAGGAGATGCTTTAGTTAGTCACGAAGAAAGAGTTAGAAATGCAATGAAAAAAATATATAGAATGAATGCATGGACACCTGTTCAAAAAAAATGGCTTGAAAGGATCGAGAAACAGCTTCTAGAAGAAAAAGTCCTGGGACCAGACCCGGAGGCAGCTTTTGCAGTACAACCTTTTAAAAGAGAAGGCGGTTACAAAAAAGTTAATAAGATTTTTAATGGAGAACTTGATATGGTTTTAGAAAAAATTAACGAAGAATTATTCAATCAGGAAGGAAGGGATCGTGCTTAATGAATAATCAAGAAATCGTACAAAAACTATGGAGCTTATGTAATGTACTTAGAGATGATGGAGTTACTTATCATCAATACGTAACAGAGCTCACCTATATTCTATTTCTAAAGATGATGAAGGAAAAGGGAACAGAAGAGGTGATCCCTGAAGAGTATCGTTGGGACTCATTAACTTCAAAGCACGGAATGGAACTATATAATCACTATAGACAATTATTGCTTGACCTTGGTCAATCAAAAAATAAATTACTAGGTCAGATATATATGAATGCTACAACTTATATTGATGAGCCGAAAAACCTTGAAAAAATTATCCAGTCAATAGATAGGTTAGACTGGTATAGTGCAAGGGAGGAAGGTCTTGGAGGACTTTATGAAGGTTTATTAGAAAAAAACGCAAATGAGACCAAAACCGGAGCGGGACAGTATTTTACACCGCGCCCTCTTATTGATACTATGGTTGAATTAATTGATCCCGAACCCGGCGAAAGATGTAATGACCCTGCTGCAGGTACTTTCGGGTTTATGATTTCAGCTGATAGACACGTTAGAAAGAAAACAGATGATTATTTTTCTCTAAGCCAAAAAGAAGCTGAATTTCAAATAAAAGAAGCTTTTACTGGAGCTGAGCTTGTAAAGGACGTACACAGATTAGGACTAATGAATGCAATGCTACACGAACTAGAGGGAAAAATAATTCTTGGAGACACGTTATCAGAGTTAGGTAAGAGCTTGAAAAACTATGATGTAGTTCTGACTAATCCTCCTTTTGGCACTAAAAAAGGTGGAGAAAGACCAACTAGGGATGACTTAACTTATACTACAACTAATAAACAGTTAAACTTTCTCCAACACATATATAGATCTTTAAGGCCAAATGGGAAGGCACGTGCAGCTGT
The sequence above is drawn from the Natranaerobius trueperi genome and encodes:
- a CDS encoding N-6 DNA methylase, encoding MNNQEIVQKLWSLCNVLRDDGVTYHQYVTELTYILFLKMMKEKGTEEVIPEEYRWDSLTSKHGMELYNHYRQLLLDLGQSKNKLLGQIYMNATTYIDEPKNLEKIIQSIDRLDWYSAREEGLGGLYEGLLEKNANETKTGAGQYFTPRPLIDTMVELIDPEPGERCNDPAAGTFGFMISADRHVRKKTDDYFSLSQKEAEFQIKEAFTGAELVKDVHRLGLMNAMLHELEGKIILGDTLSELGKSLKNYDVVLTNPPFGTKKGGERPTRDDLTYTTTNKQLNFLQHIYRSLRPNGKARAAVVLPDNVLYEGKTGAKIRKDLMDKCNLHTILRLPTGIFYAESVKTNVLFFTRGKQDKDNTKVVWVYDLRTNMESLGKTNPLRKEHLDDFIKAYKAEDRTKIKDERFNCFTREDISKKNDDLNIGLIQDESLSIYENLPDPIESAEEAVGNIQEAILLLNEVIDELRETAISESGEDKND
- the hsdR gene encoding type I restriction-modification system endonuclease, with the protein product MQKSNFDFLTGDWSILSELGEIAEKNLHTDPNTTIIKLRMFAETLVKFIFAVENLEEPEDQKQVSRLAILKKEDLLTDDLLDLFHTIRKIGNKAAHDGYGNIDYAKTLLRMTFRISVWFMQVYGRWDFEAPAYVEPEKIDFESLEKERERLAKIASSYDKKVAKLENELNSLRSKASQDDENKERKTKARQLGAGFELTEAETRTIIDDKLWASGWEADTENIRYSKGVRPEKGRNLAIAEWPVKNGSVDYALFVGLHFLGIIEAKRKSKNIQSDIQQAKDYSKRVYQIDDEELLGPWNEYKVPFLFVTNGRPYLKQLEHKSGIWFLDARKKTNHPRPLKDWYSPEGLKDLLEQNIEEATEELKEEPLDYFGLRYYQEDAIKAIEEGLKEGRRNLLVAMATGTGKTRMAIGLIYRLIKSKRFKRVLFLVDRKALGRQAESAFKDSKLESYHSFTEIFELQSIDDSTPNPETKVHITTVQGMLRRVYYNDPEKDKPTVDQYDCIVVDEAHRGYTLDSEMGELEIYFRDHNDYVSKYRQVLDYFDAIRIGLTATPALHTVEIFGNPIYTYSYREAVVDGYLIDHEPPYQINTKLKDEGINWRAGEEVEVYDAKSGEIKKEVMEDEVEIDVSKFNKAVITESFNRTVLKELVKYIHPDLEGKTLIFAANDDHADMVVRILKEELEEQYGPIEDNAVMKITGSIKSPLQAIKLFKNERLPNIVVTVDLLTTGVDVPSICNLVFLRRIRSRILYEQMLGRATRKCDEIDKDHFNIFDAVEIYEALRPYTDMKPVVKNPKVPVKQLVNELEQIKSTDKQKHHLNQIRTKIQRKKNHWTDEEKEDFKALTGGKTVDEYIEWMKEAYTKEVVEELKSSENVINYIDEYRERPHYQYISKHKDKHLSTTRGYGNADKPEDYLEGFKRFIEENINRIPALKIVCQRPKELTREDLKKLKIELDQRGYSEKNLQAAWRDAKNEDIAADIISFIRQLIVGDALVSHEERVRNAMKKIYRMNAWTPVQKKWLERIEKQLLEEKVLGPDPEAAFAVQPFKREGGYKKVNKIFNGELDMVLEKINEELFNQEGRDRA